One Pagrus major chromosome 15, Pma_NU_1.0 DNA window includes the following coding sequences:
- the prr18 gene encoding proline-rich protein 18 — MPFPPISLHQRISSPGRDLFGKKKANGVPPQTTELTSKSGREKGGSEKEKQSISWASANLRNLGRKQEKSKSPTQKAGGDQETQGKCSWLSVPKPQDSSEGVRRSSSMDSARHLQGKDDVKKEIQFTLSLTPEAILVIQKRNLEKQMMAKQQKCCASADFRHRRVFPSKKAHGGSKGCAPVAKVESAEPDITAIVKISLLNDQYKYDDVEYEEEDGDVDETVVRKCKEWLKGVENAAALGKVDKLSALPHLKGC, encoded by the coding sequence atgcCTTTTCCGCCGATCAGCCTCCATCAGCGGATCTCCTCTCCCGGCAGGGATCTATTCGGGAAAAAGAAAGCCAACGGAGTGCCTCCTCAGACCACTGAGCTCACCAGCAAATCCggcagagagaaaggggggTCCGAGAAGGAGAAGCAGTCCATTTCTTGGGCATCCGCGAATTTACGGAATCTGGGGCGAAAACAGGAGAAGAGCAAAAGCCCAACTCAGAAGGCGGGCGGCGACCAGGAGACCCAGGGAAAATGCTCCTGGCTGTCGGTGCCCAAACCTCAGGACTCATCGGAGGGAGTCAGGCGCTCCAGCTCCATGGACTCCGCCAGACACCTCCAAGGCAAAGACGACGTGAAGAAGGAGATTCAGTTTACCCTCAGCCTCACCCCTGAAGCCATTCTTGTCATCCAAAAACGAAATCTCGAGAAGCAGATGATGGCGAAGCAGCAGAAGTGCTGCGCCTCCGCGGACTTTCGGCACAGGCGAGTCTTTCCATCCAAGAAGGCGCACGGAGGCTCCAAGGGCTGCGCGCCCGTCGCCAAGGTGGAGAGCGCCGAGCCGGACATCACCGCCATCGTTAAAATATCGCTTTTGAACGATCAGTACAAGTACGACGATGTGGAGTACGAAGAGGAGGACGGGGACGTGGATGAGACCGTCGTGAGGAAATGTAAAGAGTGGCTCAAAGGGGTCGAGAACGCGGCCGCTTTGGGAAAAGTCGACAAACTTTCTGCACTCCCGCACCTTAAAGGCTGCTGA